One window of Camelina sativa cultivar DH55 chromosome 4, Cs, whole genome shotgun sequence genomic DNA carries:
- the LOC104782074 gene encoding bifunctional enolase 2/transcriptional activator yields MATITVVKARQIFDSRGNPTVEVDIHTSTGVKVTAAVPSGASTGIYEALELRDGGSDYLGKGVSKAVGNVNNIIGPALIGKDPTQQTAIDNFMVHELDGTQNEWGWCKQKLGANAILAVSLAVCKAGAVVSGIPLYKHIANLAGNPKIVLPVPAFNVINGGSHAGNKLAMQEFMILPVGASSFTEAMKMGVEVYHHLKSVIKKKYGQDATNVGDEGGFAPNIQENKEGLELLKTAIEKAGYTGKVVIGMDVAASEFYSSDKTYDLNFKEENNNGSQKISGDALKDLYKSFVAEYPIVSIEDPFDQDDWEHYAKMTTECGKEVQIVGDDLLVTNPKRVAKAIAEKSCNALLLKVNQIGSVTESIEAVRMSKKAGWGVMTSHRSGETEDTFIADLAVGLSTGQIKTGAPCRSERLAKYNQLLRIEEELGAEAIYAGVNFRTPVEPY; encoded by the exons ATGGCTACTATCACCGTCGTTAAGGCTAGGCAGATCTTCGACAGCCGTGGTAATCCCACCGTTGAG GTCGATATCCACACATCTACTGGTGTCAAGGTTACAGCAGCTGTTCCAAGTGGAGCTTCCACTG GAATCTACGAGGCTCTTGAGCTTAGGGATGGGGGATCAGACTACCTTGGAAAGGGTGTCTCTAAG GCTGTTGGCAACGTGAACAACATCATCGGCCCAGCACTTATTGGAAAG GACCCAACTCAGCAGACAGCTATTGACAACTTCATGGTCCATGAGCTTGATGGAACCCAAAACGAGTGGGGTTGGTGCAAACAAAAG CTTGGAGCCAATGCTATTCTAGCTGTGTCTCTTGCCGTCTGCAAAGCCGGGGCTGTTGTCAGTGGCATTCCTCTGTACAAG CACATTGCCAATCTTGCTGGAAACCCAAAGATTGTCCTTCCAGTTCCTGCCTTCAACGTCATCAATGGTGGATCCCATGCCGGAAACAAGCTTGCTATGCAGGAGTTTATGATCTTACCTGTTGGAGCTTCTTCCTTCACGGAAGCCATGAAAATGGGTGTGGAAGTTTACCACCACTTGAAG TCTGTGATTAAGAAGAAGTACGGCCAGGATGCCACAAATGTTGGTGATGAAGGTGGCTTTGCACCAAACATTCAGGagaacaaggaaggtcttgaatTGCTCAAGACTGCTATTGAGAAGGCTGGCTACACTGGCAAG GTTGTCATTGGAATGGACGTTGCTGCCTCAGAGTTCTACTCATCTGACAAGACCTATGACTTGAACTTCAAAGAAGAG AACAACAATGGTTCCCAGAAGATTTCTGGAGATGCTCTCAAGGACTTGTACAAGTCCTTTGTTGCTGAGTACCCAATTGTGTCCATTGAGGACCCATTTGACCAAGATGACTGGGAACACTACGCTAAGATGACCACCGAGTGTGGAAAAGAGGTCCAGATTGTCGGTGATGATTTGTTGGTCACCAACCCCAAG AGAGTTGCTAAGGCCATTGCCGAGAAGTCTTGCAATGCTCTTCTTTTGAAG GTTAACCAAATCGGATCTGTAACCGAGAGTATTGAGGCAGTTAGGATGTCGAAGAAGGCAGGATGGGGAGTGATGACCAGCCACAGAAGTGGTGAAACCGAGGACACCTTCATTGCTGATTTAGCCGTTGGGTTGTCTACT GGACAAATCAAGACTGGTGCTCCTTGCAGATCTGAGCGTCTTGCCAAGTACAACCAG CTTTTGCGTATCGAGGAGGAGTTGGGAGCAGAGGCAATCTACGCTGGAGTCAACTTCCGCACACCAGTGGAACCCTACTAA
- the LOC104784220 gene encoding uncharacterized protein LOC104784220 → MAEEKNKKSIIASVDSDDEYSGEGDGSDSEHAGLISLLVKLSLAAKKKLLVLSLSGLLLLRVHKKDMRKKTKNRSPDASCGPNLVYKRPYAEEFIKFCLERFDVGIWSSACENNVDMVLSIVLEDLEDKLLFVWVRVDLLIIWPKKPMFFNDLSKVFQCFSDFSASNTIFIDDEPYKALLNPDNTGLFPVSYDASNKNDNLLDPEGEFCSYLDGLAKSSDVQAYIKEHSFGQPKIDSSHPDWSFYRNVSKIAS, encoded by the exons ATGGCggaagaaaagaataagaagagcATCATTGCTTCGGTCGATAGCGACGATGAGTACTCAGGTGAAGGTGATGGTTCAGATTCAGAGCATGCAGGACTGATTTCGCTTCTGGTTAAGCTTAGTTTAGCGGCGAAGAAGAAACTCTTAGTCTTGAGTCTGAGTGGTCTTCTTCTACTCCGTGTCCACAAAAAAGACATGCGTAAGAAAACTAAGAATCGCTCTCCTGATGCTTCTTGTGGGCCAAATCTTG TGTACAAGAGGCCATATGCAGAAGAGTTTATCAAGTTTTGTCTTGAGCGATTCGATGTTGGGATTTGGTCCTCTGCTTGCGA GAATAACGTTGATATGGTTTTAAGCATTGTTCTCGAAGATTTGGAAGATAAGCTCTTGTTTGTATGGGTAAGAGTAGACTTGCTTATT ATATGGCCTAAGAAGCCTATGTTCTTTAACGATCTCTCTAAAGTGTTTCAGTGCTTCAGCGACTTCTCTGCTTCAAACACCATCTTCATTGATGATGAGCCCTACAAAGCTCTTCTGAATCCG GACAATACAGGTCTATTCCCAGTGAGCTATGATGCTTCTaacaaaaatgataatttaCTTG ATCCCGAAGGAGAGTTCTGCTCTTACTTGGATGGTCTAGCCAAATCATCGGATGTTCAAGCTTATATCAAAGAGCATTCGTTTGGACAGCCCAAGATCGATTCTTCTCATCCTGACTGGTCTTTCTACCGCAATGTCTCAAAGATTGCCTCTTAA
- the LOC104782076 gene encoding AT-hook motif nuclear-localized protein 1, with translation MDLNFAQNKITVLNRTPTPLSVLNSSRHISPSPVTQTAVAAPVTVEDGSTSMRGRRGIIYGRDAQGKFLSKDGTQKKRSSSDQRRRRRKKSSSLMNSSAGDDMSMTLGGGDFRPHFFTVNTGEDIIERIMSFTVNGSRGISVLSANGLVANIKIQTLLRSREVVTFKDVYAIVSLKSSMEIWESGEVRTKTGEWRITIGGADGALFGGVLVGSLTAASPVQVVVGSFWPLVTNPPERRIAESHPLAVAPVIPQSLASSSRQVQQQDMIGGPNDKSKAVMIVPTVPRTLDFSARGQVRQPNMISGSSHSQNRSDGSQTVNFSAGIPNSMALSIMMVQVQQQYMRGPYISHEKDDESQAANIAPRIPSELASSSTGQVAQPGTREAPFLV, from the exons ATGGATCTTAACTttgcacaaaacaaaatcacgGTTCTAAACAGGACCCCCACTCCCTTGTCAGTCTTGAACTCATCAAGGCATATCTCTCCCTCTCCGGTCACGCAGACCGCCGTAGCGGCACCAGTTACCGTAGAGGATGGCTCCACCAGCATGAGGGGGAGGAGAGGTATAATTTACGGGCGCGATGCACAAGGGAAGTTCCTCAGTAAAGATGGGACACAGAAGAAGAGGTCGTCTtctgatcaaagaagaagaagaagaaagaagagttcgTCGTTGATGAACAGTAGTGCTG GTGACGACATGTCTATGACTTTGGGAGGAGGGGACTTCAGGCCGCATTTCTTCACAGTTAACACAGGAGAG GATATAATCGAAAGGATTATGTCTTTCACGGTAAATGGTTCTCGTGGAATAAGTGTGCTGTCGGCAAATGGTTTGGTTGCTAACATCAAGATTCAAACGCTCCTTAGATCCCGCGAAGTCGTGACGTTTAAG GATGTGTATGCCATAGTATCTCTGAAAAGTTCAATGGAGATATGGGAGAGCGGAGAAGTGAGGACTAAGACGGGAGAGTGGCGGATTACGATTGGTGGAGCAGATGGAGCCCTCTTTGGTGGTGTTTTAGTCGGTAGTCTCACTGCAGCAAGTCCAGTCCAA GTTGTGGTTGGCAGTTTCTGGCCGTTGGTCACAAATCCGCCTGAGAGGAGAATCGCTGAGAGCCATCCGCTGGCTGTTGCACCCGTTATTCCACAATCATTGGCTTCCTCCTCAAGACAAGTCCAACAACAAGATATGATAGGCGGCCCAAATGATAAGTCCAAAGCTGTGATGATTGTCCCTACTGTCCCACGCACACTGGATTTCTCAGCCAGGGGACAAGTCCGACAACCAAACATGATAAGCGGCTCTTCTCACTCTCAGAACAGGAGCGACGGGTCTCAAACTGTGAATTTTTCAGCCGGGATACCAAATTCAATGGCTCTCTCAATCATGATGGTACAAGTCCAACAACAATACATGAGAGGCCCTTACATCTCTCATGAGAAAGACGATGAGTCCCAAGCTGCGAATATTGCACCTAGAATACCAAGCGAGCTGGCTTCCTCATCAACAGGACAAGTTGCACAGCCAGGAACGCGGGAAGCTCCATTCCTAGTCTAG